The genomic stretch AGGTGATGCACCAGCAAGGCAGCGGCAGCATCGTCAACTCCGCGTCGGTGGGCGGCATCCGCGGGGTCGGCAACCAGTCCGGCTACTCCGCCTCCAAGCACGGCGTGGTGGGCCTGACCCGCAACTCGGCGGTGGAGTACGGGCAGTACGGCATCACCATCAACGCGATCGCGCCGGGCGCGATCATGACCGATATGGTCGAGAATTCTCTGCGGCAGATGGCCGGCGATGACTGGGAAGCCGCCGGCAAGCAGTTCGTGAGCGTCAACCCGATGCAGCGCTTCGGCCGGCCGGAGGAAGTGGCGGCGGTGGTGGCGTTCCTGCTGTCCGGCGAAGCCAGCTTCGTCAACGGGCTGGTGGTCACCATCGACGGCGGCCAGTCCTACAAGTATTGAGCAACAGCCCGGCTCGGCGGGTGTCGCCAGCGACACCCGCCAGCACGAGGTCCGCATCCGCGCACCACCGACACCGCACCGGTGGTCTTAGCCTGCTGCGGCCGCCGTGCCGCCACCCCGCTTCTTCACCGCGCGCGCCTTCGTCCTGGCCTTCGCCCGCTCGTCCACCACCGCGGTGAACAGCGCGCCGACGAAGATGATCAGCGCCGCGTAGTAGATCCACACCAACGCCAGCACCAGCGTGCCCATCGCGCCATAGGCCGAGCCCGGATCCGCACGCCCGAGGTACCAGCCGATCGCCGCACGCCCGAACAGGAACATCGCCGCCGTCGCGGCACCTCCCCCGATGGCGCGTTTCCAGCCAACCCGGCGATCCGGCAGGTAGTGGTACATCAGCGCAAACGCGAGCATGTACACCAGCCACGCCGCCACCTGCGCCATCAGCGGCAACACCCAGTCCACCCGCGCGAACATCAGTTCCAACGCCGTGTTGAGGGTCAGCGACACCACCAGCAGGAAGCCCAGCGCCAGCACCAGCCCCAGCGAGAACACCCGCTTGCGCAGCCACGCCAGCGGCCCGGGTAGCGCAGTCGCATCGGTCCGGAACACCTTGTTGAGCACGTCCTGGAGCTGGGCAAATACCGCGGTGGCGCCAACGAACAACAGGCCCAGGCTCCACCAGCCGGCAATCGATCCCGTATCCGGGCGATCGCGCGCGTTGTCGACGATGGTGCGCGCCACCCGCTCCGCGTCCGTGCCCACCAGCAAAGCGATCTGCTGCATCACGGCCTCCTGCGCGATCGGCAGGATCGACGTGGTGAACCACACCAGGATCAGCAGCAGCGGCGCCAGTGACAGAATGGCGTACAACGCCAGCGCCGCTGACTGCGACATCAGGTCGGCATCGATGAAGCGGCGCAGCAACGCCACCGGCAAGCTGCCGCGCGCCTTGCGGATGAACGCCTCTACCGCGGGCCGGCGGGTCGACACGCCACTGCGCGCGCGCGAAGCGGTGGGCTGGGTGGGGTCCAGCTTCTCCGCCACCTTGCCGGGCTTCGCGGCCTTGGCGAGCTTGCTGGCCCCACGCCTGGCTGGCGAGATTGCGGATTTCGGGTGGGTGCGTCGCTTCGGCATGCGCGGTCCGTGGCAGGAACACCCGCGCACCATGCCCGCTGCGGCGTGAAGGCGGAATGGTGCCGTGGCTGGCTAATCCTGCTCGGCCGCTGCCTCGCGGCCCTGCTGCCGGATCAACGCTTCCTCGCGCGCGTCGTTGATGGCATGGCGCACGCCGTCGAGGTCCGGGGCGGATTCATCATGGGCGAACACACCGGTGAGCTCGCTGTCCGGCCGCAGTTCACCGGCTTCGTAGAGCGCCCACATTTCCTCGCCATACCAGGTGTCCAGCAACTCCGGCGCCCACGCGCCGAGGCTGGCGGTGAGATTGTTGACGTCCCGCAGCAGCATGGTGCGGGCGGCATTGTTGCCGGCGGCGCTGACCACCTGCGGGAAATCGATGATGACCGGGCCGTCGGGGGCGACCAGCACGTTGTATTCGGACAGGTCGCCATGGATCAGACCCACGCAGAGCATCTTCACCACCTGCCGCACCAGGAAGCGGTGGAAACCGCGGGCCAGCTCCGGCGACAGTTCCACCTCGCCCAGCCGCGGCGCGGAATGGCCGTCGGCGTCCACCACCAGCTCCATCACCAGCACGCCGTGGAAATAACCGTACGGCTCCGGCACGCGCACACCGGCATCCCGCAGCTGGTACAGCGCGTCGACCTCGGTGTTCTTCCACGCGGTCTCCTGCTGCTTGCGACCGTATTTCGTGGCCTTGCCGATCGCCCGCGCCTCGCGGCTGCCGCGCACCTTGCGCCCTTCCTGGTACTGCACGCGCTGCTGGAAACTGCGCTGCGCCATGTCCTTGTAAAGCTTCGCGCAGCGGATGTCGTGGCCGGCGCGCACCACGTACACGGCCGCTTCCTTGCCGCTTTTCAGCGGCCGCAGCACTTCATCGATCACGCCGTCGTCGATGAGCGGCTGCAGGCCTGGGGGGGTCTTCATTGCATCCTTTGGGAAAGACCGGGATCGTGACCCGGCCCGCTAGATTGCCTCATCGCTACACTGGCTGTCCCTTTTTCCGGCAACACCGCATGTCCGATTCCGTACGACTGGCCAAACGCGTGGCCGAGCTGGCCGCCTGCTCGCGCGCCGACGCGGAGCAATACATCCGCAACGGCTGGGTGCAGGTCGACGGGTGCGTGGTCGAGAATCCCGCGCACGCGGTGTCCCGCGAGACAGTGACGCTGGATGAGGAGGCGCGGCTGGAGGCCGTAGAACCGGCCACCGTGCTGCTGCACAAGCCGGTGGGCTACGACACCATCAGCGGGCCCAACCCCGCCGCCGCCCTGGTGCAGCCCGGCACCCGCTGGCCCGAAGACCCTTCCGGCGTGCGCATGCTGGAGCGCCATTTCCACCGCCTGACCCCGCTGGTGCCCCTGGATATCGACGCCAGCGGCTTGATGGTACTGACCCAGGACGGGCGGGTGTGGCGCCGCCTCACCGAGGACGGCGACGGGATCGAACAGGAATACGTGGTCGAGGTCAGCGGCGACATCGCCCCTTATGGCCTGCGCAAGCTCAACCACGGCCTGCACTACAACGGCCGCGCGCTGCCGCCGTGCAAGGTCAGCTGGCAGAACGAAGTACGCCTGCGTTTTGCCCTGAAGGGCGTGCAGGGCGGGCAGCTGCGCGACATGTGCGCGCAGGTCGGGCTGGAAGTGGTGTCGATCCGCCGCCTGCGGATCGGCAAGATCCCGCTGGCGAAGATGCCGGTGGGCACATGGCGCTACCTGCCGGTGGGCGAGCGGTTCTAGGTCCCCTGCTGACCGGGCCGGCAGCCCGCTGCCGCCAACCGGATTGACCTGTTGCGCCCGCCATCGGGCGCATACTCCGTCGGCCGGCTGCAACCGCAGCCGCACCCCCGCACAGCCAAGGAGACGCACGTGAGTAAGGGCATGGATCAGAAGAAGGAACAGAAGAAGAAGCCGGCCAAGACGATGAAGGAAAAGAAGGCCGAGAAGAAGGACAAGAAGGCGACCAAGGGCTTCGCACCCACCTGAGTGGAGCACCGTATGGCCGCCACCCTGCCCCGTCTGTACCTGCACCCGTTCTCCTCGTATTGCCAGAAGGTGCTGGTGGCGCTGTACGAAAACGGTACGCCGTTCGAATACCGGCATCTGGAGGAAGGCGACAACGCCGCCGAGCTGGCGGCCCTGTGGCCGATCAAGCGCTTCCCGGTGCTGGTGGAGAACGGGCGCAGCGTGCTGGAAGCCAGCTGCATCATCGAATACCTGCAGCTGCACCATCCCGGGCCGGTACGGCTGATCCCGGACGATCCCGATGCCGCGCTGGAAGTGCGGATGCTGGACCGGTTCTTCGACCAGTACGTCTCCACCCCGCAGCAGAAGTTCGTCTACGACGCCTTGCGCCCGCAGGACAGCCGCGACCCCCACGGCGTGGGCGAGGCCGCGGCGATGCTGGACAAGGCCTATGCTTGGCTGGATGCACGCATGGAGGGTCGCAGCTGGGCTGTCGGGGAGGCCTTCAGCCTGGCCGACTGCGCCGCCGCTCCCTTCCTGTTCTACGCCGACTGGACCCATCCCATCGGCGACCACTTGAGCCATGTGCGCGCTTACCGGGCCCGCCTGCTGGCGCGCCCCTCGTTCCAGCGGGCGGTGGATGAGGCACGGCCGTACCGGCATTACTTCCCGCTGGGCGCACCGGCACGGGACTGAACTCGCCCCCCGCGCCGCGGTGGCTCGTCATATCGGCAAAGCCGGTACGGCTCCTACAGCGTGCGCGTGACTTCGCCGCCGCGCTCGGCAAGGAATCGCGCGGCCTCCCGCTGCTGCTGCATCGACAAGGCGTGCACCACCACCGCGCTGCGACCCGCGGCGATCGCCTGGCGCACCGCTTGGATATAGCGGTCATGGTCCGGACGCAGTGTCACCAGCCCGCCCAGGAACAAACCGCCAATCGCGCCATACAGCACCCACCACCCCGCCGCGGCCCACGGCGAACTGGCCACATGGGGCAGGCCCATCAGCAGCATCACCGCGAACACCACACCGCCGGCAGCGGCGCCAAACAACGCCATTTTCACGTGCGCGCGGACGATGGTGCGCCAGATGTTGCCGCTCTCCGGCTCCAGCTTGATATCGGTATCGGCGGTACCGGGCGTGATCAGCTTCACCTGCGCCGGCTTGAAGCCCAGCTGCTCCACCAGCGCCGCCGCGGCGAAGCGCGCAGAGGCGCTCATCGGGAATATCGCCGCCAGCTTGCTGTTGGAGACTTCTGCGGTCAGCGGGTTGTCGGACATGGCCAGCTCCTTCTTTCGGGCCCGTCCTTCCTATAGCAACCGATTGGTGCAGGCCGCGTCATCGCGCAACTTGCCCTTCAGCTTTTCATCACGGGGATCGCCAGTGCGGTGATGACGGCGTCCCAGCCGTCCCTCCAGCCAGTGGCAGGGGGTGCGCCGACGGACGAAGCATCGCCAGCGGCCACAAGGCATG from Thermomonas sp. XSG encodes the following:
- a CDS encoding riboflavin biosynthesis protein RibA — encoded protein: MSDNPLTAEVSNSKLAAIFPMSASARFAAAALVEQLGFKPAQVKLITPGTADTDIKLEPESGNIWRTIVRAHVKMALFGAAAGGVVFAVMLLMGLPHVASSPWAAAGWWVLYGAIGGLFLGGLVTLRPDHDRYIQAVRQAIAAGRSAVVVHALSMQQQREAARFLAERGGEVTRTL
- a CDS encoding YihY/virulence factor BrkB family protein — protein: MPKRRTHPKSAISPARRGASKLAKAAKPGKVAEKLDPTQPTASRARSGVSTRRPAVEAFIRKARGSLPVALLRRFIDADLMSQSAALALYAILSLAPLLLILVWFTTSILPIAQEAVMQQIALLVGTDAERVARTIVDNARDRPDTGSIAGWWSLGLLFVGATAVFAQLQDVLNKVFRTDATALPGPLAWLRKRVFSLGLVLALGFLLVVSLTLNTALELMFARVDWVLPLMAQVAAWLVYMLAFALMYHYLPDRRVGWKRAIGGGAATAAMFLFGRAAIGWYLGRADPGSAYGAMGTLVLALVWIYYAALIIFVGALFTAVVDERAKARTKARAVKKRGGGTAAAAG
- a CDS encoding rRNA pseudouridine synthase; amino-acid sequence: MSDSVRLAKRVAELAACSRADAEQYIRNGWVQVDGCVVENPAHAVSRETVTLDEEARLEAVEPATVLLHKPVGYDTISGPNPAAALVQPGTRWPEDPSGVRMLERHFHRLTPLVPLDIDASGLMVLTQDGRVWRRLTEDGDGIEQEYVVEVSGDIAPYGLRKLNHGLHYNGRALPPCKVSWQNEVRLRFALKGVQGGQLRDMCAQVGLEVVSIRRLRIGKIPLAKMPVGTWRYLPVGERF
- a CDS encoding PA4780 family RIO1-like protein kinase, giving the protein MKTPPGLQPLIDDGVIDEVLRPLKSGKEAAVYVVRAGHDIRCAKLYKDMAQRSFQQRVQYQEGRKVRGSREARAIGKATKYGRKQQETAWKNTEVDALYQLRDAGVRVPEPYGYFHGVLVMELVVDADGHSAPRLGEVELSPELARGFHRFLVRQVVKMLCVGLIHGDLSEYNVLVAPDGPVIIDFPQVVSAAGNNAARTMLLRDVNNLTASLGAWAPELLDTWYGEEMWALYEAGELRPDSELTGVFAHDESAPDLDGVRHAINDAREEALIRQQGREAAAEQD
- a CDS encoding glutathione S-transferase family protein, with the translated sequence MAATLPRLYLHPFSSYCQKVLVALYENGTPFEYRHLEEGDNAAELAALWPIKRFPVLVENGRSVLEASCIIEYLQLHHPGPVRLIPDDPDAALEVRMLDRFFDQYVSTPQQKFVYDALRPQDSRDPHGVGEAAAMLDKAYAWLDARMEGRSWAVGEAFSLADCAAAPFLFYADWTHPIGDHLSHVRAYRARLLARPSFQRAVDEARPYRHYFPLGAPARD